The DNA sequence CCGAGGCCGGTGTTAGGGTATCGGCGCGAGGTGCCAGGGAAGCCGGTGAGAGTCCGGCACAGGCCCGCTACGGTGTTCCGCGGTGCGCTCCGTGCGCCTCGGTCAGTCCGATTACCGGCTTCGCGTAACACACGAGCGGAGCCTCAGATGCAGCAGCTGTACCCCTTCCCTGCCGTCCTCGGCGGCGATCCGGACGCCCCGGGCGGTCTGGACGACATGGCGCTGGCGCTTGTGCTGAGCGCGATCTCCCCCGGTATCGGCGGGGTGCTGATCCGCGGCGAGAAGGGCACCGCCAAGTCGACGCTGGTTCGCGCGCTTGCCCAGGTGCTGCCGCCGATCGATGTGGTCGCCGGTGACCGGTTCTCTTCCGATCCCGCTGAGGCGCACCCACTCTCCCCCGACGGGCCGTTCCCCAGCGACGCCGCCGTCGAGACCCGTCCGGTGCGGCTGGTGGAGCTTCCGGTCGGCGCTACCGAGGACCGGGTGGTGGGCTCCATCCACCTGGAGCGGGCGCTGAGCGCCGGCACCGTCGACTTCGAACCCGGGCTGTTGGCGCGCGCTAATCGCGGCATCCTCTACGTCGACGAGGTCAACCTGCTGGCCGACCACCTGGTGGACCTGCTGCTGGACGCCGCGGCGATGGGCCGGCTGACCGTGGAGCGCGACTCGGTGTCGGTCAGCCACGCCGCCCGTTTCGTGATCATCGGGACGATGAATCCCGAGGAGGGCGAGCTGCGCCCCCAACTACTTGACCGGTTCGGTCTGACCGTCGAGGTGTCTGCCCCGCGCGATCCGGTGTTGCGGGCCGAGGCGGTACGGCGGCGGCTGGCCTTCGACGCCGACCCCGATGGTTTCGCCGCGACTTACTCCGCGGCCGAAGAACGGCTGCGAGCCCGGATTCATCAAGCCCAGGAACTGCTGCCGCAGGTGGCGCTGACCGACCCGGCGCTGGTGAAGATCGGCGAGATCTGCGCGGCGTTCGACGTCGATGGCCTGCGCGGCGACATCGTCTGTGCCCGCACCGCGGTGGCTCATGCGGCGTGGCAGGGACGCAACGCGGTCAATATCGAGGACCTGCGGGTGGCCGCCCGGTTGGCCCTGCCGCATCGGCGGCGACGCAAGCCGTTCGACGCGCCGGGCCTCGATGAGGCCGAACTCGACGAACTGCTGCCACCGGAGGAGCCCGCGCCCCACCCGGACGGTCCGGAGCCCGATGGTCCGGACCCCGACGGTCCACCGGAAGGTGGTTCGCCGCCGCCGGAACAACAGCGCGGGCCCGCACCGACCGGGCACTCTGAGCCCGGCGCCACCTCGACGGTCGGCGCCGACTCCCCGTACCGCGCAAGGCTCTTTTCGGTCGACGGTGTGGGCGAGGGGCGCGCCGGCCGGCGCAGCAGGGCCCGCACCAGCTCCGGTCGCCGGGTGGGCGCCACCACCTCCGGCAACACCGGCGGGCTGCACCTGTTCGAGACGCTGCGCGCCGCTGCGCCGCATCAGGGCGCCCGGGGCCGTGCTGAAGGCCGGATGCTCCTGCAGGCGAACGATCTTCGTCGCGCCGTCCGGGAAGGCCGGGAGGCCAACCTAGTGCTGTTCGTGGTCGACACGTCCGGGTCGATGGCCGCCATCGAGCGGATGCGCCATGTCAAGACCGCGATCTTGTCCCTGCTGCTGGACGCCTATCGTCGTCGGGACCGGGTGGCGGTGGTGACGTTCCGGGACACCAAGGCGGAGGTGGTGTTGCCCGCGACCGGCTCGGTGGAGATCGCCGCCGTCCGGCTCGACGAGTTGCCCGCCGGCGGCCGCACTCCATTGGCTGAGGGCCTTTTGGAGGCCGCCGAGGTGATCCGCCGGGAGCGGCTGCGCGAGCCGGCCTGCCGCCCGCTACTGGTGGTCTTGACCGACGGGCGGGCCACCGCCGGTGCCGACCCGGTCGCACGGTCCCTTTTTGCCGCCGACCAGCTTGCCTCTCAGGGATATTCGGCCGTCGTGGTGGATTGCGAGAACGGCCGGATGCGACTCGGGTTGGCCCGAACGTTGGCCGAGCACTTGCGGGCCGAGTACGTCCCGCTGCCGCAGGTCAGTGCCGAGGCACTGACCGACGTCGTCCGCGATGCCACCGGAAGAGGAGCCGCCTGATGCCGCAGGGACAACCGTTGACGGTGCCCGACGACAACCTGACCACCCGCCAGCGCCGCAACCGGCCGCTGTTGATGGTGCACACCGGCGACGGCAAGGGGAAATCCACTGCCGCATTCGGATTGGCGCTGCGCGGCTGGAATCAGGGCTTTGACATCGGGGTTTTCCAGTTCGTGAAATCCGCGAAATGGCGGGTCGGCGAACAGACCGTGCTCGAGCGGCTGGGCGCACTGCACGCCGAGACCGGTGAGGGCGGCCCGGTGCAGTGGCACAAGATGGGCTCGGGCTGGTCGTGGAGCCGCAAGGCCGGCGGCGTGGAGGATCACGCCGGCGACGCCGCCGAAGGCTGGGCCCAGATCAAGGAACGCCTGGCGGCGCAGACCCACGACCTGTACATCCTCGACGAGTTCACCTACCCGATGGGCTGGGGCTGGGTGGATGTCGACGACGTGGTGGAGACCTTGGCCAACCGGCCGGGCCACCAGCACGTCGTGATCACCGGCCGGCGCGCCGATCCGCGGTTGATCGAGATCGCTGACCTGGTCACCGAGATGACCAACATCAAGCACCCGATGGACGGCGGCCAGAAAGGCCAGCGCGGCATTGAGTGGTAAGGGCATGGTTCATTCCCTTCCCCGTCTGGTCATCGCCGCACCCGCATCCGGGCATGGCAAGACCACGGTGGCGGTCGGGGTGATGGCAGCGCTGTCCGCCCGCGGCCAACAAGTCAGCGGGCACAAGGTCGGCCCGGACTACATCGACCCCGGCTATCACGCGCTGGCGACCGGCCGGCCGGCCCGCAACCTGGATCCGTACCTGGTCGGCACCGACCGGATCGTGCCGTTGCTGCTGCACGGCGCCGCCGGCGCCGATGTCGCCGTGATCGAAGGCGTGATGGGGCTTTTCGACGGGCGCCTGGGCACCGACGGTGAGGCCTCTACCGCCCATGTAGCGGCATTGACGGCAACCCCGGTGGTGCTGGTCGTCGACGTCTCGCACGCCTCCCGGACGCACGCGGCGGTCGTGGCGGGCCTAGCCGGTTTCGATCCGGCGGTACACATCGCCGGGGTGGTGCTCAACAAGGCCGGCAGCGCGCGGCACGCTGATGAAGTCGTTGCCGCGTTGCGCCCCAGCGGCATTCCGGTGCTCGGGGTGTTGCCGCGCGACACCGGAGTGCAGACTCCGTCGCGGCATCTCGGGCTGGTGCCGGCGGCCGAGCGCGACGAGGCGGCCGCCACGACTGCTCGACTTGCCGAGCTGCTGGCGCAGTACGTCGACTTGGACGCGCTGCTGGCGGTGGCGCGACGTGCTCCGGAACTGGTTGGCAGCGCCTGGGATCCGGCTGCCGAGGTCAGCGCACCGTCCGGGCGCCG is a window from the Mycobacterium sp. SVM_VP21 genome containing:
- the cobO gene encoding cob(I)yrinic acid a,c-diamide adenosyltransferase: MPQGQPLTVPDDNLTTRQRRNRPLLMVHTGDGKGKSTAAFGLALRGWNQGFDIGVFQFVKSAKWRVGEQTVLERLGALHAETGEGGPVQWHKMGSGWSWSRKAGGVEDHAGDAAEGWAQIKERLAAQTHDLYILDEFTYPMGWGWVDVDDVVETLANRPGHQHVVITGRRADPRLIEIADLVTEMTNIKHPMDGGQKGQRGIEW
- a CDS encoding magnesium chelatase subunit D family protein; its protein translation is MQQLYPFPAVLGGDPDAPGGLDDMALALVLSAISPGIGGVLIRGEKGTAKSTLVRALAQVLPPIDVVAGDRFSSDPAEAHPLSPDGPFPSDAAVETRPVRLVELPVGATEDRVVGSIHLERALSAGTVDFEPGLLARANRGILYVDEVNLLADHLVDLLLDAAAMGRLTVERDSVSVSHAARFVIIGTMNPEEGELRPQLLDRFGLTVEVSAPRDPVLRAEAVRRRLAFDADPDGFAATYSAAEERLRARIHQAQELLPQVALTDPALVKIGEICAAFDVDGLRGDIVCARTAVAHAAWQGRNAVNIEDLRVAARLALPHRRRRKPFDAPGLDEAELDELLPPEEPAPHPDGPEPDGPDPDGPPEGGSPPPEQQRGPAPTGHSEPGATSTVGADSPYRARLFSVDGVGEGRAGRRSRARTSSGRRVGATTSGNTGGLHLFETLRAAAPHQGARGRAEGRMLLQANDLRRAVREGREANLVLFVVDTSGSMAAIERMRHVKTAILSLLLDAYRRRDRVAVVTFRDTKAEVVLPATGSVEIAAVRLDELPAGGRTPLAEGLLEAAEVIRRERLREPACRPLLVVLTDGRATAGADPVARSLFAADQLASQGYSAVVVDCENGRMRLGLARTLAEHLRAEYVPLPQVSAEALTDVVRDATGRGAA